The following proteins are co-located in the Deltaproteobacteria bacterium HGW-Deltaproteobacteria-2 genome:
- a CDS encoding peptidase C39: MGALVIAAIFAIVVGFTSSVYTVREQPKSEINIAVPGPGPGYIRAYINPLSEIKKTHLIKQSYDFSCGSAALAILLNFYLGENFTEKQVIQGLIRYGDIEQITKRQAFSLLDMKKFVKVLGYQGDGYKVDIEDLKTLNTPCIIPIKIFDYRHFVVFRGIYKGHIFLADPWRGDISFTLDEFYDKWYEKVIFVVSTKETEKVLTLLQLKESDLNFIDEDAVRQIIFDHTNPTATAVAEREFKQIIDAPGEIQYYRGRK; this comes from the coding sequence ATGGGTGCATTAGTAATTGCCGCCATATTTGCAATTGTGGTGGGTTTTACCAGTAGTGTTTATACTGTCAGGGAGCAACCAAAATCGGAGATCAATATTGCCGTACCCGGACCCGGACCTGGTTATATCCGGGCTTATATTAATCCGCTTTCGGAAATCAAAAAAACTCATCTCATTAAACAAAGCTATGATTTCAGCTGTGGTTCTGCCGCTCTTGCTATTCTTCTCAATTTTTATCTTGGGGAAAATTTTACCGAAAAGCAGGTTATTCAGGGGCTTATCCGTTACGGTGATATCGAGCAGATAACAAAACGCCAGGCTTTCTCTCTTCTGGACATGAAAAAGTTCGTTAAGGTACTGGGTTACCAGGGCGATGGTTACAAAGTTGATATCGAGGATTTGAAAACTCTCAACACACCCTGTATAATTCCTATAAAAATTTTCGATTACCGTCATTTTGTCGTTTTTAGAGGAATCTATAAAGGGCACATATTTCTGGCCGATCCCTGGAGAGGCGATATCAGTTTTACTCTCGATGAATTTTATGACAAATGGTACGAAAAGGTTATTTTTGTTGTCTCCACGAAAGAGACTGAGAAAGTGCTGACTTTGCTGCAACTGAAAGAAAGTGACCTCAATTTTATTGACGAGGATGCTGTTCGTCAGATTATTTTTGACCACACCAATCCAACCGCAACTGCCGTCGCCGAAAGAGAATTTAAGCAAATTATAGATGCGCCCGGCGAAATTCAGTACTACAGAGGCAGGAAATAA